A stretch of Pseudomonas sp. LS.1a DNA encodes these proteins:
- the parE gene encoding DNA topoisomerase IV subunit B: MATPSASAYNADAIEVLSGLDPVRKRPGMYTDTSRPNHLAQEVIDNSVDEALAGHARSVQVILHADHSLEVSDDGRGMPVDIHPEEGVSGVELILTKLHAGGKFSNKNYQFSGGLHGVGISVVNALSTQVRVRVKRDGNEYQMTFADGFKASELEVVGSVGKRNTGTSVYFSPDPKYFDSPKFSISRLKHVLKAKAVLCPGLLVSFEDKASGEKVEWHYEDGLRSYLVDSVNEFQRLPDEPFCGSLAGNKEAVDWALLWLPEGGDSIQESYVNLIPTAQGGTHVNGLRQGLLDAMREFCEFRNLLPRGVKLAPEDVWERITFVLSMKMQDPQFSGQTKERLSSREAAAFVSGVVKDAFSLWLNAHPELGMQLAELAISNAGRRLKASKKVERKRITQGPALPGKLADCAGQDPMRAELFLVEGDSAGGSAKQARDKEFQAILPLRGKILNTWEVDGGEVLASQEVHNIAVAIGVDPGATDLAQLRYGKICILADADSDGLHIATLLCALFVQHFRALVEAGHVYVAMPPLYRIDLGKEIYYALDEAERDGILDRLVAEKKRGKPQVTRFKGLGEMNPPQLRETTMDPNTRRLVQLTLDDVQATCELMDKLLAKKRAGDRKSWLETKGNLAEVMV, from the coding sequence ATGGCCACTCCCAGCGCTAGCGCCTATAACGCAGACGCCATCGAAGTCCTCTCGGGCCTTGACCCGGTCCGCAAGCGGCCGGGCATGTACACCGATACCAGCCGCCCCAACCACCTGGCCCAGGAAGTCATCGACAACAGCGTCGACGAAGCCCTGGCCGGTCACGCCCGTTCGGTGCAGGTCATCCTCCATGCCGACCACTCGCTGGAAGTCAGCGACGATGGTCGTGGCATGCCGGTGGACATCCACCCGGAAGAGGGCGTGTCCGGGGTCGAGCTGATCCTTACCAAACTGCACGCCGGCGGCAAGTTCTCCAACAAGAACTACCAGTTCTCCGGCGGCCTGCACGGCGTCGGCATCTCGGTGGTCAACGCCCTGTCGACCCAGGTGCGCGTGCGCGTCAAACGTGACGGCAACGAATACCAGATGACCTTCGCCGATGGTTTCAAGGCCAGCGAGCTGGAAGTGGTCGGCTCGGTCGGCAAGCGCAACACCGGCACCAGCGTGTACTTCAGCCCCGACCCCAAGTATTTCGATTCGCCGAAGTTCTCCATCAGCCGCCTCAAGCACGTGCTCAAGGCCAAGGCCGTGCTGTGCCCGGGCCTGCTGGTCAGTTTCGAGGACAAGGCCAGCGGCGAGAAGGTCGAATGGCACTACGAGGATGGCCTGCGCTCCTACCTGGTCGATTCGGTCAACGAGTTCCAGCGCCTGCCTGACGAGCCGTTCTGCGGCAGCCTGGCCGGTAACAAGGAGGCGGTGGACTGGGCCTTGCTGTGGCTGCCCGAAGGTGGCGACAGCATCCAGGAAAGCTACGTCAACCTGATCCCTACCGCCCAGGGCGGCACCCACGTCAACGGCCTGCGCCAGGGCCTGCTGGATGCCATGCGTGAATTCTGCGAATTCCGCAACCTGCTGCCACGCGGCGTGAAGCTGGCGCCGGAAGACGTCTGGGAACGCATCACCTTCGTGCTGTCGATGAAGATGCAGGACCCGCAGTTCTCCGGGCAGACCAAGGAGCGCCTGTCGTCGCGCGAGGCGGCTGCCTTCGTTTCCGGCGTGGTCAAGGACGCCTTCAGCCTGTGGCTCAACGCCCACCCCGAGCTGGGCATGCAGTTGGCGGAGCTGGCCATCAGCAACGCCGGGCGCCGCCTCAAGGCCAGCAAGAAGGTCGAGCGCAAGCGCATCACCCAGGGCCCGGCACTGCCCGGCAAACTGGCCGATTGCGCCGGCCAGGACCCGATGCGTGCCGAGCTGTTCCTGGTCGAGGGTGACTCGGCCGGTGGCTCGGCCAAGCAGGCACGCGACAAGGAGTTCCAGGCGATCCTGCCGCTGCGCGGCAAGATCCTCAACACCTGGGAAGTGGACGGTGGCGAAGTCCTGGCGAGCCAGGAAGTGCACAACATCGCCGTGGCCATTGGCGTCGACCCGGGGGCCACCGACCTTGCGCAGCTGCGCTACGGCAAGATCTGCATCCTTGCCGATGCCGACTCCGACGGCCTGCACATTGCCACGCTGCTGTGCGCGCTGTTCGTCCAGCACTTCCGCGCGCTGGTCGAGGCCGGGCATGTGTACGTGGCCATGCCGCCGCTGTACCGCATCGACCTGGGCAAGGAAATCTACTACGCCCTCGACGAGGCTGAACGCGACGGTATCCTCGACCGCCTGGTGGCCGAGAAGAAGCGCGGCAAGCCACAGGTCACCCGCTTCAAGGGCCTGGGCGAGATGAACCCGCCACAGCTGCGCGAAACCACCATGGACCCGAACACCCGGCGCCTGGTGCAGCTGACCCTGGACGACGTGCAGGCCACCTGCGAGCTGATGGACAAGCTGCTGGCCAAGAAACGCGCGGGCGACCGCAAGAGCTGGCTGGAAACCAAGGGCAACCTGGCCGAGGTCATGGTTTGA
- a CDS encoding YqiA/YcfP family alpha/beta fold hydrolase has product MSGSILYIHGFNSSPLSTKARQLEAVMQQLGLSAQLRVPALHHHPRQAIAQLEAAIAELGAPLLVGSSLGGYYATHLAERYGLKALLVNPAVTPHKHFDGYLGTQHNHYTGEAWELTHDHVQALAELEVPAPGDASRYQVWLQTADETLDYRHAERYYRSCALRIQAGGDHSFQGFAERLPALLAFAGIARGQYAALDFSVF; this is encoded by the coding sequence ATGTCGGGTTCCATCCTCTATATCCATGGCTTCAACAGCTCGCCGCTTTCCACCAAGGCGCGCCAACTCGAGGCCGTGATGCAGCAACTGGGCCTGTCGGCCCAATTGCGGGTGCCCGCCTTGCACCACCACCCACGGCAGGCCATCGCCCAGCTCGAAGCGGCCATCGCCGAGCTGGGTGCGCCATTACTGGTAGGCAGTTCGCTTGGCGGCTACTATGCCACCCATCTGGCCGAGCGCTATGGCCTCAAGGCCCTGCTGGTAAACCCGGCGGTAACGCCGCACAAGCATTTCGACGGCTACCTGGGCACCCAGCACAATCACTACACCGGTGAAGCCTGGGAGCTGACCCACGATCACGTGCAGGCCCTGGCCGAGCTGGAAGTACCAGCCCCGGGGGATGCCAGCCGCTATCAAGTGTGGCTGCAGACCGCCGATGAAACCCTGGACTATCGCCACGCCGAGCGCTATTACCGTTCTTGTGCCCTGCGCATCCAGGCCGGTGGCGACCACAGCTTCCAGGGCTTCGCCGAGCGCCTGCCGGCACTGCTGGCCTTCGCCGGCATTGCCCGTGGGCAGTATGCAGCGCTCGATTTTTCTGTATTTTGA
- the cpdA gene encoding 3',5'-cyclic-AMP phosphodiesterase, with translation MPQPDQTRPVHVVQLTDAHLFADPAGSMLGLNTRDSLRHVVAQVRREQPLVDLLLCTGDLSQDASVASYEAFRELTAPFAVPARWLPGNHDEARVMAQVAPELLQAVTDVGAWRIVMLNTAVYGATHGFLENDQLALLEAALKGAGELHCLVCFHHQPVDIGCAWIAPIGLRNAQALFDIVEGYPQVRALLWGHVHQEWDEVRGGLRLLATPSTCIQFAARSEDFQVSEEQPGYRWLRLHADGRLETGVKRALDFEVKLDFDSPGY, from the coding sequence TTGCCGCAGCCAGACCAAACGCGCCCCGTGCATGTGGTGCAACTGACCGATGCCCATCTGTTCGCCGACCCGGCCGGCAGCATGCTGGGTCTCAATACCCGTGACAGCCTGCGCCATGTGGTTGCCCAGGTGCGGCGGGAGCAACCGCTTGTCGACCTGCTGCTGTGCACCGGCGACCTTTCGCAGGACGCCAGCGTGGCGTCCTATGAGGCGTTCCGCGAGCTGACCGCACCGTTTGCCGTGCCTGCTCGCTGGTTGCCGGGCAACCATGACGAGGCGCGGGTCATGGCGCAGGTGGCGCCGGAACTGCTGCAGGCGGTAACCGATGTTGGTGCTTGGCGCATCGTCATGCTCAACACCGCAGTGTACGGCGCCACTCACGGTTTTTTGGAGAATGACCAGCTGGCATTGCTGGAGGCCGCCTTGAAAGGGGCGGGCGAGCTGCATTGCCTGGTGTGTTTCCACCATCAGCCGGTGGACATCGGCTGTGCCTGGATTGCGCCGATCGGCTTGCGCAATGCCCAGGCGCTGTTCGATATCGTCGAGGGTTATCCACAGGTGCGAGCCTTGCTCTGGGGGCATGTGCACCAGGAATGGGATGAAGTGCGCGGCGGCCTGCGCCTGCTGGCTACGCCGTCGACCTGTATCCAGTTCGCGGCGCGTAGCGAGGATTTCCAGGTGAGCGAGGAGCAGCCGGGCTACCGCTGGTTGCGCCTGCATGCCGACGGGCGGTTGGAGACCGGGGTGAAGCGGGCGCTGGACTTCGAAGTGAAGCTCGACTTCGATAGCCCGGGGTATTGA
- a CDS encoding DUF1249 domain-containing protein translates to MEVNLLRERYRVDLVGLQAACEANYARLMRLLPDMRTTQSSRRIGMTQGDQMLGVLVLDVVLACPYTTTLHVRQEHSLPWLPVPHLEVQVYHDARMAEVVSAEHTRRLRSIYPYPNEAMHQPDEKAQLNLFLGEWLSHCLACGHELASVR, encoded by the coding sequence GTGGAAGTGAACCTGCTGCGCGAGCGTTATCGGGTCGACCTGGTCGGGCTGCAGGCAGCCTGCGAGGCCAACTACGCCCGGCTGATGCGCCTGTTGCCCGACATGCGTACCACCCAGAGCTCGCGCCGCATCGGCATGACCCAGGGCGACCAGATGCTTGGCGTGCTGGTGCTCGACGTGGTGCTGGCCTGCCCGTACACCACCACCCTGCACGTGCGCCAGGAGCACAGCCTGCCGTGGTTGCCGGTGCCGCACCTGGAAGTGCAGGTGTACCACGATGCGCGCATGGCCGAAGTGGTCAGTGCCGAACATACCCGGCGCCTGCGCAGCATCTACCCCTATCCCAACGAGGCCATGCACCAGCCGGACGAAAAGGCCCAGCTCAACCTGTTCCTCGGTGAATGGCTGAGCCACTGCCTGGCCTGTGGCCACGAGCTGGCAAGCGTTCGCTGA
- a CDS encoding NUDIX domain-containing protein, with protein sequence MSDALNSVPKGFEIIERANCFQGFYKLDKLRLRHELFAGGMGREISRELFVRHDAVCVLPYDPQRDEVVLIEQFRVGALDKVGNPWLIEMVAGLIDKDEQPEEVAHREAEEEAGLTFSALWPMTRYFPSPGGSDEYVHLFLGRCSSEGAGGLHGLEEEGEDIRVRVWSFEDALQAVRDGRICNAATIIGLQWLALNRDEVRGMWK encoded by the coding sequence ATGTCAGACGCGTTGAACTCAGTGCCCAAGGGCTTCGAAATCATCGAGCGGGCCAATTGCTTCCAGGGCTTTTACAAGCTCGACAAGCTACGCCTGCGCCACGAGTTGTTTGCCGGTGGCATGGGCCGCGAGATCAGCCGCGAACTGTTTGTGCGCCATGATGCGGTGTGCGTGCTGCCCTACGACCCGCAACGCGACGAGGTGGTGCTGATCGAGCAGTTCCGTGTGGGGGCGCTGGACAAGGTGGGCAACCCCTGGCTGATCGAGATGGTGGCCGGGCTGATCGACAAGGACGAGCAACCCGAGGAAGTCGCCCACCGCGAAGCCGAAGAAGAAGCCGGCCTGACCTTCAGCGCCCTGTGGCCGATGACCCGTTACTTCCCGTCGCCCGGCGGCAGTGACGAATACGTTCACCTGTTCCTCGGCCGTTGCAGCAGCGAAGGGGCAGGCGGCCTGCACGGCCTGGAAGAAGAGGGCGAGGACATTCGCGTGCGCGTGTGGTCGTTCGAGGATGCCTTGCAGGCAGTGCGCGACGGGCGCATCTGCAACGCGGCGACCATCATCGGCCTGCAGTGGCTGGCGCTGAACCGTGACGAAGTACGAGGTATGTGGAAGTGA
- a CDS encoding RsiV family protein: protein MTLVKLTSVAVLALALGACQSLFTPNYRAPLEVKRDAWEHVKPGCSESDCPLVNIDMIHFPALPKLDGIVEKRLLQLTEDNQRGNAPATLQAYEQQYLASADKRNSSYLQAKVREQHDGLVIIELSSYLDSGGAHGMPGRGFINYSRKLDKVLTLQDMLVPGQEDTFWKTVEESHRAWLISVGMDKDAEFIKTWPFKQSPHIALTYGAVVVKYEVYSIAPYSMGHVELKIPYPRLNGVLKPELFPGRG, encoded by the coding sequence ATGACACTTGTCAAACTGACTTCCGTGGCTGTGCTGGCCCTGGCCCTGGGTGCCTGCCAAAGCCTGTTCACGCCCAACTACCGGGCGCCGCTCGAGGTCAAGCGCGATGCCTGGGAGCATGTCAAACCCGGCTGCAGCGAAAGCGACTGCCCGCTGGTGAACATCGACATGATCCATTTCCCGGCCTTGCCCAAGCTCGATGGCATCGTCGAGAAACGCCTGCTGCAACTGACCGAAGACAACCAGCGCGGCAACGCACCGGCCACCCTGCAAGCCTACGAGCAGCAGTACCTGGCCAGCGCCGACAAGCGCAACAGCAGCTACCTGCAGGCCAAGGTACGCGAGCAGCATGACGGACTGGTGATCATCGAACTGTCCAGCTACCTGGACAGCGGCGGCGCCCACGGCATGCCCGGGCGTGGTTTCATCAACTATTCGCGCAAGCTGGACAAGGTGCTGACCCTGCAGGACATGCTGGTGCCCGGCCAGGAAGACACCTTCTGGAAAACCGTCGAGGAATCGCACCGCGCCTGGCTGATCAGCGTGGGCATGGACAAGGACGCCGAGTTCATCAAGACCTGGCCGTTCAAGCAGTCGCCGCACATCGCCCTGACGTACGGCGCGGTGGTGGTCAAGTACGAGGTCTATAGCATCGCGCCCTACTCCATGGGCCACGTGGAATTGAAGATCCCCTACCCGCGCCTGAATGGCGTGCTCAAGCCTGAACTGTTTCCCGGCCGCGGCTGA
- the cytX gene encoding putative hydroxymethylpyrimidine transporter CytX, translated as MTSPSQFSPDHPVPIAQRIFGARDLFSLWFSLGIGLMVLQVGAMLAPGLGLAGAVLAIALGTGVGVLLLGAAGVIGSDTGLSAMGTLKLSLGGHGARLPALLNLLQLVGWGAFEIIVMRDAASLLGARAFGEASAWNSPMLWTLCFGALATLLAVGGPLAFVRKVLRTWGIWLLLGACLWLTWNLFAKADLAALWNRAGDGSMSLAVGFDIAIAMPLSWLPLIADYSRFARNGKQVFGGTVLGYFIGNTWLMSLGVGYTLAFAGSGEANALLLALAGAGMGIPLLLILLDESEKAFADIHSAAVSTGVLVRLKVEHLALAIGVLCTLIALLAPLAQYENFLLLIGSVFAPLFGVVLMDHYVIRRRRLPAQVNGLHWQALLAWVVGVAAYHVIAAQAPDLGATLPALLLAGLLHGLLSFSRGRETVQA; from the coding sequence ATGACATCACCCAGCCAATTCTCCCCCGACCACCCGGTCCCCATCGCCCAGCGCATCTTCGGCGCCCGCGACCTGTTCTCGCTATGGTTCTCCCTGGGCATCGGCCTGATGGTGCTGCAGGTCGGCGCCATGCTGGCCCCAGGCCTGGGCCTTGCCGGTGCGGTGCTGGCCATCGCCCTGGGCACCGGCGTGGGTGTGCTGTTGCTGGGGGCTGCCGGTGTCATCGGCAGCGACACCGGCCTGTCGGCCATGGGCACCCTGAAACTCAGCCTGGGCGGCCATGGCGCGCGCTTGCCGGCGCTACTCAACCTGCTGCAACTGGTGGGCTGGGGCGCGTTCGAGATCATTGTCATGCGCGATGCCGCCAGCCTGCTGGGCGCGCGGGCGTTCGGTGAAGCCAGTGCCTGGAACAGCCCGATGCTCTGGACCCTGTGCTTCGGCGCCCTGGCCACCTTGCTCGCGGTCGGTGGGCCGCTGGCGTTCGTGCGCAAGGTACTGCGCACCTGGGGCATCTGGCTGCTGCTGGGCGCGTGCCTGTGGCTGACCTGGAACCTGTTCGCCAAGGCTGACCTGGCAGCACTGTGGAACCGCGCCGGTGACGGTTCGATGTCGCTGGCCGTGGGCTTCGACATTGCCATCGCCATGCCGCTTTCCTGGTTGCCGCTGATCGCCGACTACTCGCGTTTTGCCCGCAACGGCAAACAGGTATTCGGCGGTACGGTGCTGGGCTACTTCATCGGCAACACCTGGCTGATGAGCCTGGGCGTGGGCTACACCTTGGCCTTTGCCGGCAGCGGCGAAGCCAACGCCCTGCTGCTTGCCCTGGCGGGCGCCGGCATGGGCATTCCATTGCTGCTGATTCTGCTGGACGAGTCGGAAAAGGCGTTTGCCGACATACACTCGGCGGCCGTTTCCACCGGTGTGCTGGTACGCCTGAAGGTCGAGCACCTGGCGCTGGCCATTGGTGTGTTGTGCACGCTGATCGCCCTGCTGGCGCCACTGGCACAGTACGAAAACTTCCTGCTGCTGATCGGTTCGGTGTTCGCACCGCTGTTCGGTGTGGTACTGATGGACCACTACGTGATCCGTCGCCGCCGCCTGCCGGCACAGGTGAATGGCTTGCACTGGCAGGCACTGCTGGCCTGGGTGGTGGGTGTGGCGGCGTACCATGTGATCGCCGCACAAGCGCCGGACCTGGGGGCGACCCTGCCGGCATTGCTGCTGGCAGGGCTACTGCACGGGCTGCTCAGCTTCAGCCGCGGCCGGGAAACAGTTCAGGCTTGA
- the thiC gene encoding phosphomethylpyrimidine synthase ThiC — protein MTKQEKAINLSESAQVDQQSVQPFPRSRKVYVEGSRPDIRVPMREISLDDTPTDFGGESNAPVLVYDTSGPYTDPNVVIDVRKGLADVRSAWIDARGDTERLAGLSSDFGQQRLNDAELAKLRFAHVRNPRRAKAGANVSQMHYARQGIITAEMEYVAIRENMKLQEARAAGLLDEQHAGHSFGANIPKEITPEFVRQEIARGRAIIPANINHPELEPMIIGRNFLVKINGNIGNSALGSSIEEEVAKLTWGIRWGSDTVMDLSTGKHIHETREWIIRNSPVPIGTVPIYQALEKVNGVAEDLTWELFRDTLIEQAEQGVDYFTIHAGVLLRYVPLTAKRVTGIVSRGGSIMAKWCLAHHKENFLYTHFEEICEIMKAYDVSFSLGDGLRPGSIADANDAAQFGELETLGELTKIAWKHDVQCMIEGPGHVPMQLIKENMDKQLECCDEAPFYTLGPLTTDIAPGYDHITSGIGAAMIGWFGCAMLCYVTPKEHLGLPNKDDVKTGIITYKIAAHAADLAKGHPGAQIRDNALSKARFEFRWEDQFNLGLDPDTARAYHDETLPKESAKVAHFCSMCGPKFCSMKITQEVREYAAKIETVDVTVEQGMREQAERFRQEGSQLYHKV, from the coding sequence ATGACCAAACAAGAAAAAGCGATCAACCTCAGCGAATCGGCACAAGTCGATCAGCAGTCCGTGCAACCGTTCCCGCGTTCGCGCAAGGTGTATGTCGAAGGCTCGCGCCCGGACATCCGCGTGCCCATGCGTGAAATCAGCCTGGACGACACCCCGACCGATTTCGGTGGCGAGTCCAATGCCCCGGTACTGGTCTACGATACTTCCGGCCCGTACACCGACCCCAACGTGGTCATCGACGTGCGCAAGGGCCTGGCCGACGTGCGTTCGGCATGGATCGACGCACGTGGTGACACCGAGCGCCTTGCCGGCCTGAGCTCCGATTTCGGCCAGCAGCGCCTGAACGATGCGGAACTGGCCAAGCTGCGTTTCGCCCACGTGCGCAACCCGCGCCGTGCCAAGGCGGGTGCCAACGTCTCGCAGATGCACTATGCCCGCCAGGGCATCATCACTGCCGAGATGGAATACGTGGCCATCCGCGAAAACATGAAGCTGCAAGAGGCCCGCGCCGCCGGCCTGCTCGACGAGCAGCACGCCGGCCACAGCTTCGGGGCCAACATTCCGAAAGAAATCACCCCCGAGTTCGTTCGCCAGGAAATCGCCCGTGGCCGCGCGATCATCCCGGCCAACATCAACCACCCGGAACTGGAGCCGATGATCATCGGCCGCAACTTCCTGGTGAAGATCAACGGCAACATCGGCAACAGTGCCTTGGGTTCCTCGATCGAGGAAGAAGTGGCCAAACTGACCTGGGGCATCCGCTGGGGTTCGGACACGGTCATGGACCTGTCCACCGGCAAGCACATTCACGAAACCCGTGAGTGGATCATCCGCAACTCGCCGGTGCCGATTGGTACCGTGCCGATCTACCAGGCCCTGGAAAAGGTCAACGGCGTAGCCGAAGACCTGACCTGGGAGCTGTTCCGCGACACCCTGATCGAGCAGGCCGAGCAAGGCGTGGACTACTTCACCATCCACGCCGGTGTACTGCTGCGCTATGTGCCGCTGACCGCCAAGCGCGTCACCGGTATCGTCAGCCGCGGTGGCTCGATCATGGCCAAGTGGTGCCTGGCGCACCACAAGGAAAACTTCCTGTACACCCACTTCGAAGAAATCTGCGAAATCATGAAGGCCTACGACGTCAGCTTCTCGCTGGGCGACGGCCTGCGCCCCGGCTCGATTGCCGACGCCAACGATGCTGCACAGTTCGGTGAACTGGAAACCCTCGGCGAGCTGACCAAGATTGCCTGGAAGCACGACGTGCAGTGCATGATCGAAGGCCCTGGCCACGTGCCGATGCAGCTGATCAAGGAGAACATGGACAAGCAGCTGGAGTGCTGCGACGAGGCGCCGTTCTACACCCTCGGCCCGCTGACCACCGACATCGCGCCTGGCTACGACCACATCACCTCGGGCATTGGTGCGGCGATGATCGGCTGGTTCGGTTGCGCCATGCTCTGCTACGTCACGCCCAAGGAGCACCTGGGTCTGCCGAACAAGGATGACGTGAAGACCGGCATCATCACCTACAAGATCGCCGCTCATGCCGCCGACCTTGCCAAGGGCCACCCGGGCGCGCAGATTCGTGACAACGCCTTGTCCAAGGCGCGCTTCGAATTCCGTTGGGAAGACCAGTTCAACCTCGGCCTGGACCCGGACACTGCCCGTGCCTACCACGACGAGACCCTGCCGAAGGAATCGGCCAAGGTCGCGCACTTCTGCTCGATGTGCGGGCCGAAGTTCTGCTCGATGAAGATCACCCAGGAAGTACGCGAGTACGCCGCCAAGATCGAAACCGTGGATGTGACGGTCGAGCAAGGCATGCGCGAGCAGGCCGAGCGGTTCCGCCAGGAAGGCAGCCAGCTGTATCACAAAGTCTAA
- a CDS encoding TolC family outer membrane protein produces MLRKLSLAIAVSCASNGVVWAADVPQTVKTDLVSVYQEAVDNNADLAAARADYGARREVVPQARAGLLPNLSAGAEMQNTRTKFDEPSATSNRSGNTWSATLAQPIFRADRWFQLQAAEAVNEQAALELSATEQNLILQTAQNYFAVLRAQDNLAATKAEEAAFKRQLDQSNERFDVGLSDKTDVLQSQASYDTARANRIIAERQVQDAFEALVTLTNREYTSIQGVVHTLPVQVPTPNDAKAWVETAGRQNLNLLATNHAVTAAEETLRQRKAGHAPTLDAVAKYQKGDNDNLGFTNSAAQPNVHYSGDVEQTSIGLQLNIPIYSGGLTSSQVREAYQRLSQSEQQRESLRRQVVENTRNLHRAVNTDVEQVQARKQSIISNQSALEATEIGYQVGTRNIVDVLDAQRQLYTSVRDYNNSRYDYILDNLSLKQAAGTLSPQDLQDLKQYLKPDYNPDKDFLPPDLAAAAAKNFERRP; encoded by the coding sequence ATGCTGCGCAAACTCTCACTGGCAATAGCCGTGTCTTGTGCGTCCAACGGAGTGGTCTGGGCAGCGGACGTGCCCCAAACAGTGAAGACCGACCTGGTCAGCGTCTACCAGGAAGCGGTCGACAATAATGCTGACCTGGCTGCAGCCCGCGCCGATTACGGCGCCCGCCGCGAAGTGGTGCCGCAGGCCCGTGCCGGGTTGCTGCCCAATCTTTCGGCCGGTGCCGAGATGCAGAACACCCGCACCAAGTTCGACGAGCCGTCGGCCACCAGCAACCGCAGCGGCAATACCTGGAGCGCGACCCTGGCGCAACCGATCTTTCGCGCTGACCGCTGGTTCCAGTTGCAGGCGGCCGAGGCGGTCAACGAGCAGGCGGCACTGGAGCTGTCGGCGACCGAGCAGAACCTGATCCTGCAAACCGCGCAAAACTACTTCGCCGTGCTCCGCGCCCAGGACAACCTGGCCGCGACCAAGGCTGAGGAAGCTGCCTTCAAGCGCCAGCTGGACCAGTCCAACGAACGGTTCGACGTCGGCCTTTCCGACAAGACCGACGTACTGCAATCCCAAGCTAGCTATGACACGGCACGGGCCAACCGGATCATTGCCGAGCGCCAGGTACAGGATGCCTTCGAGGCACTGGTTACCCTGACCAACCGCGAGTACACCTCGATCCAGGGCGTGGTGCATACCCTACCGGTACAGGTGCCAACGCCCAACGACGCCAAGGCCTGGGTTGAAACCGCCGGGCGCCAGAACCTCAACCTGCTGGCTACCAACCACGCGGTCACCGCTGCCGAGGAAACCCTGCGCCAGCGCAAGGCCGGCCATGCGCCGACGCTGGATGCGGTTGCCAAGTACCAGAAAGGCGACAACGACAATCTTGGCTTCACCAACTCGGCTGCCCAGCCAAACGTGCACTACAGTGGCGACGTCGAGCAGACCAGCATCGGCCTGCAGTTGAACATCCCGATCTACAGCGGCGGCCTGACCAGTTCGCAGGTGCGCGAGGCCTACCAGCGCCTGAGCCAGAGCGAGCAGCAGCGCGAAAGCCTGCGCCGCCAGGTGGTGGAAAACACCCGCAACCTGCACCGTGCGGTGAACACCGACGTGGAACAGGTGCAGGCGCGCAAGCAGTCGATCATCTCCAACCAGAGCGCGCTGGAAGCCACCGAGATCGGCTACCAGGTGGGTACCCGCAATATCGTCGACGTGCTCGATGCCCAGCGCCAGCTGTACACCTCGGTACGCGACTACAACAACAGCCGCTATGACTACATCCTCGACAACCTGAGCCTGAAGCAGGCAGCCGGCACCTTGAGCCCGCAGGACCTGCAGGACCTCAAGCAGTACCTGAAGCCGGACTACAACCCGGACAAGGACTTCCTGCCGCCGGACCTGGCTGCCGCCGCCGCCAAGAACTTCGAGCGCAGGCCTTGA